The sequence CTGAAGCTGCTCAAAGGGGGGGACATGCTGGAACCCACCGCCCCCGAGGAGCCCAGGTGAGGGGGGacggggtccccagggtgctggggttcagggtgggggtcagggtgcagCACAGAATAGGGttggagggagctgggggggatctggggggatgctgggtgcACAGGGGAAGGGCACCGAGAGTgtccaggaggtgctgggggaagTTTGGGGTGCTCCGGGATGCTGGGTGGGGGGGGTAGAGGGGGTGCCCAGGTGgtctgggggcacccagggggtcGGGAGTTCCCcaggggtgctgggcacccaggcCCAGTGGGTTTGGGGGATCTGTGGGGGGTTGAGGGCATCCAGGGGAGTTTGGGGGTACCCAGGGTGattggggatgctggggggcttgGGCATCCCAAGGGATTTGAGGGGGTTTGGGGAGCTTagttgggtttgggggtgcccggggggggggggttgagggtACCCAGGCAGGTctgtgggtgcccagggtggctctaggggtgcacgggggggggtTAGGGGTGTCTTAGGGGAGCTTGGAGAATTGGGGATGCCTGGGGGGGGTGGGAATGCCAGGGGGCCTGGGGGTCCCAAGGGAATTGGGGGTGCCTGGCAGGATTTGGGGCAcctggggggtgccggggagggaggtttggggggggccgGCTCGGGCGTTAACGTCTCACCTTTTATCCCCAAGCTCTCCTTTCCCCCCAGAGCCCCCGGCTGAGCtcggccccacggccgcccccccagcacccgccgTACCCCCACCCTCGCCCAGGTaacggggtggggggcaccgattcccccccaaacccccagctcCCGGCACCCCGTTACACCTCTCCGTCCCCCCAACCCAGGGGTACTGGTGTGGGGGTGCTCAGAGCTGCCCCCCCGCTGTGCCCCCCCTCACGTCGTGCCCGTCTGCCCCACGCAGGGGCACCCCCCTGGAGATGAAGacacccgtgtcccccccccagtcGGAGTGTAACCCCGTGGGGGCTCTGCAGGTGGGTGACACCACGGGCTGGGACAGATGGGgatgtgccccccccccagctcggTGGCTGTCCCCGTTTTGGGGGTGACAAGGCTGTTTGGGGGCCGGCCGTCCCTGTTGGGGGGGTGCATGCCCCTTTGGGGGTGACCTTACCcgttttgggggtggtggtgaccTTTGggggctgcctctccccagctggggaggggcTTTTGCCCCTTTTGGGGACAGTTATCCCTGTTTGGGGGACAGTTGTCCCCATTTCAGAGACAGTTATCCCCGTTTTGGGGGTGGTTATCCCCATTTTAGGGACAGAGGACCCATTTTGGGGACAGTTATCCCCATTTTGGGGGCAGTAGACCCATTTTGGGGACAGTTATCCCCATTTGCGGGATGGTTATCCCTGTTTTGGGGATGGTTATCCCCGTTTTGGGGACAGTTATCCCCATTTTGGGGACAGTGAACCCATTTTAGGGACAGTTATCCCCATTTGCGGGATGGTTATCCCTGTTTTGGGGATGGTTATCCCCGTTTTGGGGACAGTTATCCCCATTTTGGGGACGGTTATCCCCATTTTAGGGACAGAGGATCCATTTTGGGGACAGTTATCCCCATTTTGGGGGCAGTGAACCCATTTTAGGGACAGTTATCCCCATTTGCGGGATGGTTATCCCTGTTTCGGGGACAGTTATCCCTGTTTTGGGGATGGTTATCCCCTTTTTGGGGGCAGCGGACCCATTTTGGGGACATTTATCCCCATTTGCGGGATGGTTATCCCTGTTTTGGGGATGGTTATCCCCGTTTTGGGGACAGTTATCCCCATTTTGGGGACGGTTATCCCCATTTTAGGGACAGAGGATCCATTTTGGGGACAGTTATCCCCATTTGCGGCATGGTTATCCCCGTTTTGGGGATGGTTATCCCTGTTTTGGGGACAGTTATCCCCATTTTGGAGGCAGTGGACCCATTTTGGGGACAGTTATCCCCATTTGTGGGATGGTTATCCCTGTTTTGGGGACAGTTATCCCTGTTTTGGGGACAGTTATCCCCATTTTGGGGACGGTTATCCCTATTTTGGGGGCAGCAGACCCATTCTGGGGACAGTTATCCCCATTTGCAGGATGGTTATCCCTAGTTTGGGGacagttttcccctttttgggGACGGTTATCCCTATTTTGGGGGCAGCGGACCCATTCTGGGGACAGTTATCCCCATTTGCGGGATGGTTATCCCTAGTTTGGGGacagttttcccctttttgggGACGGTTATCCCTATTTTGGGGGCAGCAGACCCATTCTGGGGACAGTTATCCCCATTTGCGGGATGGTTATCCCTAGTTTGGGGACAGTTATCCCTGTTTTGGGGACAGTTATCCCCGTTTTAGGGATGGTGGACCCATTTTGGGGACAGTTATTCCCATTTGCGGGATGGTTATCCCTGTTTTGGGGACAGTTATCCCCATTTTGGGGGCAGTGGACCCATTTTAGGGACAGTTATCCCCATTTGCGGGATGGTTATCCCTGTTTTGGGGACAGTTATCCCCATTTTGGGGACGGTTATCCCCTTTTTGGGGTCAGTGGACCCATTTTGGGGACAGTTATCCCCATTTTGGGGACGCTTATCCCTATTTCGGGAGCAGTGGACCCCTTTTGGTGCTGGCCCTGCCGGTTTGGGGGATGGCAGTGCCCGTTTGGGGATGGCATCTCCTTTCTGGGGGCAGCTCTCCCTTTTTCAGGGGGGTGGCCatggccctgccctccccagacccccccatTTTTCGTCCCCCCCAGGAGCTGGTGGTGCAGAAGGGCTGGCGCCTGCCCGAGTACACGGTGACGCAGGAGTCGGGGCCGGCGCATCGCAAGGAGTTCACCATGACCTGCCGCGTGGAGCGCTTCGTGGAGATCGGTACGGGGCCGGGGCACCCCCCGGGTGGAGGGGACACACGTGACAGGGTGCCAGGCTCACCTCGGTGTCCCTCGTCCcctccccgcaggcagcggcACCTCCAAGAAGCTGGCGAAGCGCAACGCGGCCGCCAAGATGCTGGTGCGGATCCACAACGTCCCCATGGAGCCGCGGGAGGGCAGCGAGGCCGAGGTGGAGGAGGACCAGTTCTCCATGGTACCGGCCAGCAAGGGGTTAACGGGGGACACGGGCACCCCGAGGCCACCCCGAGGAGTTAATGGGGGACACGGGCACCCCAAGGTCACCCCAGGGGGTTAACAGGAGACACGGGCACCCTGAGGCCATCCCAAGGGGCTAACGGGGGGGACATGGGCACCCCGAGGTCACCCTGGGGGTTTAACGGGGGGACATGGGCACCCCGAGGCCACCCCGAGGAGTTAATGGGGGACACGGGCACCCCGAGGTCACCCCAGGGGGTTAACAGGAGACACGGGCACCCTGAGGCCATCCCAAGGGGCTAACGGGGGGGACATGGGCACCCCAAGGTCACCCTGGGGGTTTAATGGGGGGGACATGGGCACCCCGAGGTCACCCTGGGGGTTTAATGGgggggacatgggcaccctgAGGGGTTAACGGGGGACACGAGCACCCTGAGGGGTTAATAGGAAGGACATGGCCACCCTAAGGGGTCAATGGGGGACACAGGCACCCCAAGGTCACCCCCTATTTCAGGGCTTATGGACCCCCAGCGATTAGAGTTGGGGGGCAGTAGGGGCAGGGGGACACCCAAGGGTGACCTGGGGGGCACCCTCTGGATTTGGGGTCCTTGGGTGGGTGAGTGCGGTCCCCACGGAGGGGCCCTGAATCAGGGGGTGTCCCGCAGTCCCCAagcccccatgtcccctcaggGGACGCTGCGtgggggtcccagcagcccccacGTTCCTGGCGTGGCCCCACATGGGGGTCCCTGAGCCCCCTTGTTCCCAGCGTGTCCCCATATGGGGGTCCTGGCGGTGTCTGAGCCgctgtgtccccagggtgtccccacgGAGGGTCCCTACGGGTCCTGAGCCCCTGTACCTCAAGGGTGTCCCTGCACGGGGGTCCTGGTGGCTCCCGAGcccccatgggtgtccccacGTTGGGGTCCCTGCAGTTCCTGAGCCCCCACGTCCCTACGTGGGAGTCCGGAGGCTCCCTGAGCCCCCATGTCCCTTGGGTGTCCCTTGGGTGTCCCTCCGAGTGGTCCCTGAGCCCCCATATCCCCCTGCGGGGGTCCGGGtggtccccacgtccctgtgGGGGGGTCAGGATGGTCCCCGAGCACCCTGTCCCTGCAGGCGGGCCCcaggctggaggggctgcggggccgagCACCCGGCTGCACCTGGGACTCCCTGCGCAACTCGGCGGGCGAGAAGATCGTGCAGCTGCGGAGTCACCcgctggcacccatgggtgcaggggcCTGCGCCCTCCTGCAGGAGCTCTCCGAGGAGCAGAGCTTCGCCATCAGCTACCTCGACATCGGTGAGCCCCCGCCCCACGGGCatccccccccctgccccggccaccCCACGGGTGCCCCAGCCTGGGCTCGGGGGTGTtgtgggtggtttgggggggggtctggggtgacAGCGGCCCGtcgctgtgtccccccccaccccccccagatGCGTTGAGCCTCAGCGGGCTGCACCAGTGCCTGGTGGAGCTGTCGACGCAGCCGGCCACGGTGTGCCACGGCGCGGCCCCCTCCCGCGACGGCGCCCGCTCCCAGGCCGCCCGCAACGCCCTCCAGTACCTCCGCATCATGGCGGGGGGCAAgtgagccccccccccacccatccACCGACAGCCGGACGGACCCACGGACACTCCGACAGACCCACAAACGGACCTCTGCACTCACCGACCGACACACGGACCTCTGGACAGATGCCTGGGCCCACTGGTGGACACCTGGACCCACCCACGGACACCCAGACAGACACCCGGCCCCACTGACACACCCTGTGGGCACCCGGACCTGCtgacagacagacggacagacacgCGGCCCCCCAGACGGAGCCCGGACAGACCTCAGGGCCCAGGGGCACCCTCCGTCctggcccccccggggctggggagggtcccTGGGTGCCAGCCAGCCCCCGGGAATAAAGCTGGGGGGGTTTGTAAACTCCCCGCGTTGGTGtcttttggggggctggggggcacgggggggggcagttgtggggtgttggggggcaggaagggggcaggtcccccccttgtcccccaggGGCAAAACCAGGGCGAGCGTTCAGGGGGTGAGCGGCAGCAGTTTATTGGGTGACGGATGGACCCACGGACAGACGGACTCAAGGACGGACTCACAGACGGCTTTCCAGACAGACGGCTCCCGGGACGGACGGCGGGATGGACGGCGGGACGGACAGATGGACGCTCAGCGGCGGCGGCCGAAGCGCTGCGGTGTCGCCATGGTCCAGAACGGGGCGGCCGGGGGGTCCCAGCTgcgggggctgagctgggcctgggcccccccccgcagcccccgcccgaACCTGCCGCGGGGACACCGCACCGCTGACACCCGCCGAcggggacagacggacggggacagacggacggacggggacagacagacagacaggggtGGGCAGATGGGGACAGACGGGTACAGATggatggggacagagggacaaaaGGGGACAGAGAGGGATCCAGAGGGACGGAAGGGGATGGACAAATGGACAGGGACAGACAAGGATGCGGGactggggacagacagacagacggaagGGGACAGGCTCAG comes from Mycteria americana isolate JAX WOST 10 ecotype Jacksonville Zoo and Gardens chromosome 26, USCA_MyAme_1.0, whole genome shotgun sequence and encodes:
- the TARBP2 gene encoding RISC-loading complex subunit TARBP2 isoform X2, producing MSEEGAGGGARRSGGFPSLEQMLAANPGKTPISLLQEYGTRIGKTPGYDLLKAEGQAHQPNFTFRVTVGDISCTGQGPSKKAAKHKAAEVALKLLKGGDMLEPTAPEEPSSPFPPEPPAELGPTAAPPAPAVPPPSPRGTPLEMKTPVSPPQSECNPVGALQELVVQKGWRLPEYTVTQESGPAHRKEFTMTCRVERFVEIGSGTSKKLAKRNAAAKMLVRIHNVPMEPREGSEAEVEEDQFSMAGPRLEGLRGRAPGCTWDSLRNSAGEKIVQLRSHPLAPMGAGACALLQELSEEQSFAISYLDIDALSLSGLHQCLVELSTQPATVCHGAAPSRDGARSQAARNALQYLRIMAGGK
- the TARBP2 gene encoding RISC-loading complex subunit TARBP2 isoform X1, whose product is MSEEGAGGGARRSGGFPSPVPSLEQMLAANPGKTPISLLQEYGTRIGKTPGYDLLKAEGQAHQPNFTFRVTVGDISCTGQGPSKKAAKHKAAEVALKLLKGGDMLEPTAPEEPSSPFPPEPPAELGPTAAPPAPAVPPPSPRGTPLEMKTPVSPPQSECNPVGALQELVVQKGWRLPEYTVTQESGPAHRKEFTMTCRVERFVEIGSGTSKKLAKRNAAAKMLVRIHNVPMEPREGSEAEVEEDQFSMAGPRLEGLRGRAPGCTWDSLRNSAGEKIVQLRSHPLAPMGAGACALLQELSEEQSFAISYLDIDALSLSGLHQCLVELSTQPATVCHGAAPSRDGARSQAARNALQYLRIMAGGK